Proteins encoded within one genomic window of bacterium:
- a CDS encoding reverse transcriptase-like protein: MNPNTLHAFVAAAEPTAGRTGMGVVFVDSHGRALRKVGGALPGVTNRGLAAFRGIVYALWNSRRLGSRRVVIHCSDRDVVAQINGEADVTDEFVGPYLEVRALLHAYRAARVGPSTAGTGDLLWQNEAQALAYAALDHDVDETVEDLPLWSGVMQERSTA; encoded by the coding sequence GTGAACCCCAACACGCTCCATGCGTTTGTTGCCGCGGCCGAACCGACGGCCGGTCGCACAGGCATGGGCGTCGTCTTCGTCGATAGTCACGGGCGCGCACTCAGAAAGGTCGGAGGTGCGCTGCCGGGCGTGACAAACCGCGGCCTCGCAGCGTTCCGCGGAATCGTCTATGCGCTCTGGAACTCCCGCAGGCTCGGATCGCGCCGGGTGGTGATACATTGTTCCGACCGTGACGTCGTCGCGCAGATCAACGGAGAAGCCGATGTCACCGACGAGTTCGTGGGGCCGTATCTCGAGGTCCGAGCGCTCCTGCACGCCTACCGCGCGGCTCGCGTGGGACCCTCCACTGCGGGCACAGGGGACCTCCTCTGGCAGAACGAGGCCCAGGCGCTCGCGTACGCCGCTTTGGATCACGACGTCGACGAGACGGTCGAGGACCTGCCGCTGTGGTCGGGTGTCATGCAGGAGCGGTCGACGGCCTGA
- a CDS encoding tetratricopeptide repeat protein, translating into MSPENPADLITQGEAKLNEGNLDGALEIFQRAAAATPTSAVAHSKLGIVYVQKRQWDTAAAEFSKAVQLDPTYAPAHSNLGNVCRERGQLDQAIAHYQKAVSMDPDYWIAHQNLGIVYKQQGRVAEAVREFKIATRLSLRSPGAGARAAGPGAADRRSGCLGSSAKAVIIAVAIAALRR; encoded by the coding sequence ATGAGCCCGGAGAATCCCGCCGATCTGATCACCCAGGGCGAGGCGAAGCTGAACGAGGGGAACCTCGACGGCGCGCTCGAGATATTTCAGCGCGCGGCCGCGGCCACCCCCACCTCGGCGGTTGCCCATAGCAAGCTCGGCATCGTCTACGTCCAAAAGCGCCAGTGGGATACCGCGGCCGCTGAATTCTCCAAAGCGGTCCAACTCGATCCCACATATGCGCCCGCCCACAGCAATCTCGGGAACGTGTGCCGGGAGCGCGGGCAGCTCGATCAGGCGATCGCGCACTATCAGAAGGCCGTGTCCATGGATCCCGATTATTGGATCGCCCACCAAAACCTCGGCATCGTCTACAAGCAGCAGGGCCGCGTCGCCGAGGCCGTTCGGGAGTTCAAGATCGCGACCCGGCTCTCGCTGCGATCCCCAGGCGCCGGGGCCCGGGCCGCCGGTCCGGGAGCCGCGGACCGCCGGTCCGGGTGTCTCGGATCGTCAGCGAAG